Within Actinosynnema pretiosum, the genomic segment GCTGGTCCTGGGCGCGCCAGACCACGCCCATGCCACCTGCGCCGATCCGCTCCGTCAACCGGTAGCGATCTGCGATCGTGCGGTCCTCCACGGTGCTCCTCACGTCTGCGCACACGTTCAACAAAGGGTGTACCCCACCAGGAGGTACGGCGAACGCGCTTGATATCACCGATAGTGATTTCATCTCTCGGCGGGGTGTGCGCGCAACTCCCCTGGTGAACGCTCGTCCACTGTGGACGCCGGGGCGCGCGCGACACCTCGAGGTCATCGTGCGCCGCCCCCGAGGGGATCGCGTAACGTCGCTACCGATCAGTTGTCAGCGCAACAAGCAGGGAGGGGCGGTACATGCCGCACCGCGTCCGTGGCGTCGTCGCCAAGGCCAAGGGCCAGCCGGTGACCGTGGAGACGATCATCATCCCCGACCCCGGTCCGGGTGAGGCCGTCGTCAGGGTGCAGACCTGCGGGGTCTGCCACACCGACCTGCACTACCGCGAGGGCGGCATCAACGACGAGTTCCCGTTCCTGCTCGGCCACGAGGCCGCGGGGATCGTGGAGGAGGTCGGCGAGGGCGTCACCGACCTCGCGCCCGGCGACTTCGTCGTCCTCAACTGGCGCGCGGTGTGCGGCTCGTGCCGCGCGTGCGCCAAGGGCAAGCCGCAGTACTGCTTCAACACGCACAACGCCGCCCAGCCGATGACGCTGGAGGACGGCACCCCGCTGACCAACGCGCTGGGCATCGGCGCGTTCGCCGAGAAGACCCTGGTGCACAGCGGCCAGTGCACGAAGGTCGACCCGTCGGCCTCCCCCGCCGCCGTGGGCCTGCTCGGCTGCGGCGTCATGGCGGGCATCGGCGCGGCGATCAACACCGGCAACGTCAGCCGGGGCGACACGGTCGCGGTCATCGGCTGCGGCGGCGTCGGCAACGCGGCCGTCATGGGCGCGAAGCTCGCGGGCGCGTCGAAGGTCATCGCCGTCGACGTGGACGCGGCCAAGCTGGAGTGGGCGCGCGGGTTCGGCGCGACGGACGTGGTGAACAGCCGCGAGACCGACGCCGTCGAGGCCATCCAGGCGCTGACCGGCGGGTTCGGCGCGGACGTGGTGATCGACGCGGTGGGCCGCCCGGAGACCTGGAAGCAGGCGTTCTACGCCCGCGACCTGGCCGGGACCGTGGTCCTGGTGGGCGTGCCGACGCCGGAGATGACGCTGGAGCTGCCGTTCATCGACGTGTTCTCGCGCGGCGGGGCGCTCAAGTCGTCCTGGTACGGCGACTGCCTGCCCTCGCGCGACTTCCCGATGCTGGTCGACCTGTACCAGCAGGGCAGGCTCGACCTGGACGCGTTCGTCACCGAGACGATCGCGCTGGACGGCGTCGAGGCCGCGTTCGACAAGATGCACGGCGGCCAGGTGCTGCGCTCGGTGGTCCAGCTGTGACCGCGCGCGTCGACCACGCCACCTCGTCCGGCACGTTCTCGCTGGACGGGCAGACCTTCGACGTCGAGAACAACATCTGGGTCGTCGGCGACGACAGCGAGTGCGTGGTGATCGACGCGCCGCACGCGGTGGAGCCGATCCTGGAGCTGATCGCCGGGCGGCGGGTGGTCGCGATCCTGGCCACGCACGCGCACGACGACCACGTCCGGGTGGCGCCCGCGCTGTCCGAGGCGACCGGGGCCCCGGTGTGGCTGCACCCGGCGGACCTGCCGGTGTGGGAGCTGACGCACGGTGAGCGGGAGCCCGACGGGCAGCTCTCGGACGGGCAGCGGATCACGGTCGGGGGCACCGAGCTGGTGGTGCTGCACACGCCCGGTCACGCGCCGGGGGCGGTGTGCTTCCACGCGCCGGAGCTGGGCGTGGTGTTCACCGGGGACACGCTGTTCCGGGGCGGGCCCGGCGCGACGGGGCGGTCGTTCAGCGACTTCCCGACGATCGTGCGCTCGATCGAGGAGCGGCTGCTGTCGCTGCCGGAGGACACGGTGGTGCACACCGGGCACGGGGACAGCACGAAGATCGGCGACGAGAGCCCGCACCTGGGCGACTGGATCACCAGGGGGCACTAGCCCCCGGTTGTCCGGGGGGAACGAGCCGGGGCGGACCAGGAGATCCTGGGCCGCCCCGGTTTTTCGCGTCCTGACGGGTCAGGACACCAGCCACCTCTGGTTCGCCCCGCCGTTGCACGGGTACGCGCCGACCTTGGTCGTGGCGCCGCCGCTCGGGTACTCCTGGTCCAGGCAGTGCCCCGTCGCCACGTTGACCAGCGTCGCGGCCTCGTCGACCCGCTCGTCGTGCACGACCCGCCAGAACTCCTCGTTCCCGCCGCCGCACGGGTGGGCGACAACGGCGTTGGGGTGCTCCTGGTCGACGCAGTGCCCGGTGCGCTCGTTGGCCAGCTTGACCACGTCCGGACCCGCCCACTCGAACACCCAGCGCTGGTTCGCACCGCTGTTGCAGTGGTGCGCGCCGACGACCTCGGTCGCCGTTCCGGTCGGGTGCTCCTGGTCCAGGCACCAGCCGCTGGCCGCGTTGGTCAGCACGGGGTTGGTCTCGCCCTGGCCCTCGGTCACGCCGAAGCCGGGGGTCCACACGCCGTCGTCACCGGTGAAGACGTGCGGCAGGGTGGTCGGGCCGTAGTAGGACTGCACGAAGTCGGAGTCCTGGTCCACCGGGTCCGCGTTGGTGCGGGCGTTCGGCTTCGTCAGCCTGGTCCCGGCGGGCGGGGTGTGGGAGTAGACCGTGTAGACCCCGGCGGGGAGGCCCTCGATGACGTTGGCGGGGCCGAGGGTCACGGTGTCGCCGTAGGACGGCTTGCCCTCGACGTCGCGGCCCCTGACGTAGAAGGTCTGGTCGAGCTCGCCGCGCTCATCGGTCAGGATCCCGTCGCCGTTGGAGTCGACCACGGCGTTGACCACGATGTTGTTGCCCAGCTGCGGGAACATCAGCGGGGCCGCGGCGGGGGCGGTCGCGCTCAGCTCGACCTGCCGGGTGACCGGGCCGAGGGACCGCATCCCGACCGCGTCCGCCGACACGTCGAACACGCCCTGCGGCAGACCGGAGAAGTGGAACTCCCCGTACGGGTTGGTCTGCGCCGTCCAGCGATGACCGGTCTCGCGCGCCACGACCTCGACCTCGGTGTACGACCTGAGCCGCTCCGTCGCGTAGCGCGGCCCCTCGCCGACCCGGTTGACCTGCCCGTCCCCGTCCCGGTCGATCCAGACCGTGCCGGTGATCTCGCCGGTGGCCTCCTGCGCCCGCGCGGGCGCCGCCGCGACACCCGTGCAGACCAGGGCGGCCGCGAGGACCGCGCCTGTCTTCAGCGCTGCTGACACGTTCTTCCCCCAGTGGTGGTCGGCGGGGTCGCCCCGCCGGTGCGCGGAGAGCGTACGCAGCGAAGATCAATTCCAGAAGCCGATTACCGCGCGGAACCCCGCAGTCGTGACGGCGGCCGGGCCCCTCACCCGTGCGAGGATCACCCGCACGATGCAGCCGACCACGACGCGCGTGCGCGCGGGCTACGCGTTGGGTTCCCTCGTCACCGGGGCGTTCGGCACCGTCCCCGGTCTGCTCCTGCTGCCCTACCTCACCGACTCGCTCGCCGTCCCCGCCGCCGTCGCGGGCGCGCTGGTGCTCGTCCCCAAGGCCTGGGACGTGCTGTTCAACCCGGTGGCCGGGCGGATCAGCGACCGGGTGGGGGCGCGGCGGCCGTTCCTGCTGGGCGGGGGCGCGGCCACGGCCGCGCTGTTCGCGGCGCTGTTCGCCGGGGTCGGCGACGGGTGGGGCGCGGCGGCGTACGTGGCCGTCGTGTTCCTGCTGTGCGCCACCGCGTACGCGTTCTTCCAGGTGCCCTACGTGGCGATGGCGGCGGAGCTGACCGACGACTACCACGAGCGCACCCGGCTGCTGGCGTGGCGGGTCGCCGTGCTCGCGCTGGCGATCCTGGTCAGCGGGGCGGGCGCGCCCGCCGTGCGGGACCTGGTCGGGGGCGCGGACGGGTACCGGGTGATGGGCCTCGCGGTGGGGGCGCTGATCCTGGCGGGGACCGTGGCCTCGGTGGTGGGCACGCGCGGGGCGCCCGTGCGGCGGGACCCGGCCGCTCCCTCGGCCCGCGACCTCCTGGCGGCGCTGCGGGTCCGGGCGTTCCGGCGGTTGCTGGCGGTGTTCTCGGTCCAGGCGGTGGGGCTGGGCGCGATGCTCGCCGGGGTGGACTACTTCGCGCGGCTGGTGCTGGGCGAGCGGTCGGCGCAGACGGCGCTGTTCGCCGCGTTCGTGGGGCCCGCGCTGCTGGTGATGCCGCTGTGGCAGCGGGTGGGGCGGCGGGTCGGCAAGCGGACCGGGCTGGTGGTGGCCTCGGTGGTGTTCGCGGTCGCGGCGGCCGGGCTGGGGGCGTCCGGGGTGCTGCCGGTCGGGGCCGTGG encodes:
- a CDS encoding S-(hydroxymethyl)mycothiol dehydrogenase, with protein sequence MPHRVRGVVAKAKGQPVTVETIIIPDPGPGEAVVRVQTCGVCHTDLHYREGGINDEFPFLLGHEAAGIVEEVGEGVTDLAPGDFVVLNWRAVCGSCRACAKGKPQYCFNTHNAAQPMTLEDGTPLTNALGIGAFAEKTLVHSGQCTKVDPSASPAAVGLLGCGVMAGIGAAINTGNVSRGDTVAVIGCGGVGNAAVMGAKLAGASKVIAVDVDAAKLEWARGFGATDVVNSRETDAVEAIQALTGGFGADVVIDAVGRPETWKQAFYARDLAGTVVLVGVPTPEMTLELPFIDVFSRGGALKSSWYGDCLPSRDFPMLVDLYQQGRLDLDAFVTETIALDGVEAAFDKMHGGQVLRSVVQL
- a CDS encoding MBL fold metallo-hydrolase, coding for MTARVDHATSSGTFSLDGQTFDVENNIWVVGDDSECVVIDAPHAVEPILELIAGRRVVAILATHAHDDHVRVAPALSEATGAPVWLHPADLPVWELTHGEREPDGQLSDGQRITVGGTELVVLHTPGHAPGAVCFHAPELGVVFTGDTLFRGGPGATGRSFSDFPTIVRSIEERLLSLPEDTVVHTGHGDSTKIGDESPHLGDWITRGH
- a CDS encoding RICIN domain-containing protein produces the protein MSAALKTGAVLAAALVCTGVAAAPARAQEATGEITGTVWIDRDGDGQVNRVGEGPRYATERLRSYTEVEVVARETGHRWTAQTNPYGEFHFSGLPQGVFDVSADAVGMRSLGPVTRQVELSATAPAAAPLMFPQLGNNIVVNAVVDSNGDGILTDERGELDQTFYVRGRDVEGKPSYGDTVTLGPANVIEGLPAGVYTVYSHTPPAGTRLTKPNARTNADPVDQDSDFVQSYYGPTTLPHVFTGDDGVWTPGFGVTEGQGETNPVLTNAASGWCLDQEHPTGTATEVVGAHHCNSGANQRWVFEWAGPDVVKLANERTGHCVDQEHPNAVVAHPCGGGNEEFWRVVHDERVDEAATLVNVATGHCLDQEYPSGGATTKVGAYPCNGGANQRWLVS
- a CDS encoding MFS transporter, encoding MQPTTTRVRAGYALGSLVTGAFGTVPGLLLLPYLTDSLAVPAAVAGALVLVPKAWDVLFNPVAGRISDRVGARRPFLLGGGAATAALFAALFAGVGDGWGAAAYVAVVFLLCATAYAFFQVPYVAMAAELTDDYHERTRLLAWRVAVLALAILVSGAGAPAVRDLVGGADGYRVMGLAVGALILAGTVASVVGTRGAPVRRDPAAPSARDLLAALRVRAFRRLLAVFSVQAVGLGAMLAGVDYFARLVLGERSAQTALFAAFVGPALLVMPLWQRVGRRVGKRTGLVVASVVFAVAAAGLGASGVLPVGAVVAVMAVAGVGYAGMQVFPMAMLPDVISSVDGRRAGVFSGVWTAGETLGLALGPGAYGVVLAVGGYAAGTSGDVTQTSGAVLAALVGFTALPALLAVLPLPLLPREETPR